The following DNA comes from Gloeocapsa sp. DLM2.Bin57.
TAATTAAAAAAGTGGGGATGGGCATCGCCTCACTCAAAAACGGTCAATCATCTCTTAAGGTGAAAGACAAGAAGCCTACAGCGTAATCTTTGATTCGGTGTAGGAGTATGTCACTTAATTAATCTGACTACTTCCCCAAAAGGAAATCCCTGATTATCCAATCCACCTGGAGTAACCACCCAGAGCACTGGTAAACTAGGAGCATATTGCGGAAAATCACCATAACCATCGGTAAGGTAAACACACACACCCTCTAAAGATACATCTCTATGTTTTTCCACAGCAGTAAAAAAAGGAATAAAAGATGTACCCCCACCCCCTCTTGGTTTAGGTAAATCATTATTGGGTTTTAATTGATAAGGTCCATAAATAGCAGCATCGGCATAGTATAATTGACAATTAAGATGAGGATAAGATCCTAAAATCCCCAATAACTCACTATAAAAACTCTTCATCTGCTCATTACTAATCGAACCACTAGTATCAATAGCCACAAAAACCTGTACTGACTCACCTAGTAACATTTCTAGATATAAACCTTGACCAATAAAACGGCGATCGAATCCTTGGAAATCAGTAGGAGTTTGCACAAGATAACGCCAGAGATAGGTACGCCAATCTATTTGGGCTTGGGCTAATTCTCCCAATTGTCGTTCTATACCCGCGGGTAATTTCCCCTGGTTAGTGGTACGAGCTATTACCGCAGCCTGTTGTAAAGCATCGTTCCAATAAGCCTTTAAATCCTTTTGTTGCTGAGTAGATATTGATTCGGGAGCATTGTTAACCTGAGAACTAGCTAACAAATCAGACATAGATAATTCAAACTTACATTGATCACCCTGTTGTAATAATAACTCATAAATTTCCTCAACGCTTTTAGTTTCCCACTCTGGATAACGAATACCTCCTGGAGGTAACTCATAACTAGTATCTTGCACAATTAAACCGTTAACCACGATATCAGCAGCAATATTCCACAATCTAGGCTCTCTTTCTTTACGTCTAATATTATGTAACAAAGCTGCGTGTAATAACTCGTGAACAATTAAACCATCTTGTTGATTAGGAGGTAAATTAGCGAGAAAATCAGGGTTATAAAAAACCACCTTACCATCAGTAGCTGCGGTATCCAAATTAAATGTAGGTTTAAATTCAGCAAACAAAGATAAAGTAGCAAAAAAAGGAGATTTAGTGCGGATTCTTAACCGTGAGATAGTGATTGCGTCTTCCATTAAATTACTTTAATAATATCTCTAAAATCTTGAAAGAAATTAGCTAATCTTGGATCTTTCTTAATCAAAGCAGCTAAAGCACCTATTTCCCCTTTATTACGCATTTGACGCAATAAATCAACCGCAAATAATTGCACCCATTCAGCAGTTGCTTGAGTATTGAGCCATTGAAAAGCGTTGATAGCTTGTTGTGCAGTGGTTGCTCTCATAGTTAAACCAATAGTAGTAGCATAACGGTTAGATGGTTCTTGAGGAAATTTAATCTGAGCACCATTACCGTTTAAAATAGCCTGTAGATTAGGTAAATTTGTATATACAGCCAAAAAAGCTTGAAATTCAGCTTGAGCACCTTCTCCTACCGCAGGGGTAATATCCATTTGACACCGATGCAAATTACTAGCCATTTCCCAAGTGCGTGGAGAGGGCCAAGCGTGAGTCTGAGAGTCCAATTTATGCAATAATTCCGTACGATAAGAAAGAAAAGCGATAATTTGCTCATGAAAATTACGATCCAAGGCGTAAGCTTTAAAACTATCAAAATCAACCGTAACCTCAAGGTGTAAAAAACGATTAGCTAAAGGTGCAGGCATTTCAAAAACACTTGCTCTATCTTCTTTGCGGTTACCTGCGGCCCAAATAAACCAATCTCGGGGAACTTCATAAGCTCCTACCTTTCTATCTAAAATCAGTTGTTGAGCTACTCCCTGCATGGTAGGAGGGGCCATATTCAACTCGTCGAGAAAAAAAATCCCTTTACCGCTACGAGGTAAAAACTCTGGAGGATACCATGTAGATGTACCTTGATTGTTATTTGTTTCTTTTACCGCTACGGGTAATCCCCTTAAATCAGTTGGGGCTAATTGGGAGAGACGTACATCAATAAAATCTAGCTGGTTTTCTTGAGCAACTTGAGCAACAATGCTAGATTTACCAATACCTGGAGCACCCCAAATCATTGTACTAATTTGCAGTTGATTTTTAATGATATTAGTTAAATACTTTTTAAGTGTTTCAGAAGTCATTCAATGTGCATTATCTAAATACTCATACTTGATTATATCTCCAAATGTAGTAATAGCGCTCATGAAACGCTCTACAGGAGTTGTTTTAAGCTTTCGCGACGTACATAATAATCAGAATCAGTTGCTAATTTTCTTAAAATATCCTTGGGGGTATGAGGATTAGCCGCTACAGAGCTACGAACACCATCATAAGAATCATTGGCTAATATTTTTAAAATATCTATGGGAGTATGGAGATTAGCCGCTACATAACGGCGAGCACCATCATAAGAATCATTGGCTAATATTATGAAAATCTCCCGTAAGGTATAGAGATTCTTCCCTATACCATAAAAATCATCTAATAACATTGTTAAAATATCCTTGGGGGTATTAGGATTAGCGGCTACCCAAAAACGAACATTTTTCTCAGAATCATCTAATAACATTGTTAGAATATCTATTGAAGTATGAGGATGAGCAGCTACACGAATACGAACATCTTTGTCAGAATCATTGGCTAATTTTCTTAAAATATCTTTGGGGGTATGAGGATTAGCAGCTACATGAAGACGAATATATCTCTCAGAATCAGTTGCTAATATTGCTAAAACATCTTTTGATGTATTAGGATTTCTGGCTACCCGAGTACGAACATTATCATCAAGATCAGTAGCTAACATTGTTAAAACATCTGTTGGAGTATGAAGATTATCCGCTACATCACTACGAACTTCTGTACTAGAATCAGTTGCCAGATTTTCTAATATACTCCTAGGAGTATGAGTATTCCTCGCTACTTGATATCGAACATTTTCCTCAGAATCAGTAGCTAACATTTCTAAAATATTTACAGGAGTATTAAGGTTAAAGGCTACTATAGCTCTCACTCCTGAATCATAATGAGTAGCCAATTGAGATAAAACCTCAACAGGAATATTTCGACTTCGATAATATTGACTATATAATTCTTCTTGCTCTTGTATTTCTGAAGTTGCTTGAGGGTTTCTTGAAGCGCTAAAACGAACACTATCCCGAGAATCAGTTACCAGAATGGTTAATATATTAACAGGAGTATGGAGATTTTTAGCTATTTGTTCACGAACAATCCAATAAGAGTCAGTTGCCAAAATTTCTAAAATCTTTACAGGAGTATGGGGATTAGCCGCTACATAACTGCGAACACTGCAATCAGAATGAGTTGCCAGACTTGCTAAAATATTGACAGGAGTATGGGGATTAGCTGCAACAGCATAAAGTACCTTTTCTCTCTGATCATGATTGACTACCCATTGTTTAAAACTATCGGGTACAGTTGCTAATTGCATCAGACTAATTAAGGTCTCTTCTGGCATTTCCCCTAGTAAATTAGGATTTTCTAGCAATAATAAATCAAAGACTGGATTATCTAACATTTCCTGGGGGAATTCAGCCCCTAATCTAAATAATGTTTCTGTGGGGGTATTGGGATTAGCTGCAACTATTTGACGGATTGATTGATTATTATCCTGAGCAAATTTAGTTAATAATTCAGGTGGACAAACGGGATTAGCTGCTATGCTAGTTACTAATTCTGGATTATTTTGGGCTAATTCCCTTAACTGTTGAGGATCACTCATTTCTAACATTGCTTCTTCTTAGGATGTGGTTTTTTTCTCTTCTCTAACAATATTAACTTGCTTAAATAATTTTTTAAGATTGCACATCAGCAGCAACAAGAGAGAGAGTAAACACTGGTTGCAGCCTAATCAGTACATACGCAACCGTAAAAAATCCTGAAAATATTGTATAATCGTACTATTAAATGTTGTTAAGTAACCTAGATAATTATGCCCCCACAAGTAGAAGAAAAAAGTATGGTTCCCACTGTGCTAGTGGGTATAGGTGGAACAGGCGCAGAAGTGTTAGCTAGAGTAAGACGTCTAGTAGAGGAAACCTATCGAGATTTAGATAAATTTCCCATTATCAGCTTTTTATTAATAGATACAGATAGAGACTATAAGGTTACAAATCCCGAAGCATCAGGAACAAGTTTTAAAGACTATGAGAAACATTGGGCGAGAGTAACAGGAAGAGACGTAGAAGCAATTATCAGCAATATAGATAATTATCCCTGGATTAATGATTGGTTTCCTAGTGAATTAGAGCGCAATATTACCAGTTTAGAAGCAGGAGCAGGACAAATACGCCCTTGTGGTCGTTTTGCCTTTTTCTTTAACTATAGCCAAATCAGGGAAAAATTTCTCAGCGCCATAGCTCGAATCAAGGGACATGAAACCTATATGCAGGATAATTATGGCATCAAAGTAGCAGGAAACGGTATCAACGTCTTTGTTACAGGTTCACTCTCAGGAGGAACAGGAAGCGGGATGTTAATAGATATGGGTTATTGTCTCAGACATTGGTTAAGAAGCGAAAGTAGCGCCCTCTTGACAGCCATAGTACCAACACCAGAAGCATTTAAAGCGATTAAAGTAGGCGATCGCGTCTTAGCCAACGGATATGCAGCCATGATGGAATTAAGCTACTTCTCCGACGAAAGAACCGAATATGTAGCCCAATTCAGTAGCAGTCTGAGTGACGAAATCCGCAGCTATAAACCACCCTTTGACTTTACCTATCTAGTAGGAACAAAAAACAGCAATGGTAATGACTTTAACTTAGGTCAAATCAGAGAAATGATCGCTCAAAACATCTTTCTAGACATGACCTCAGACTTTGCCGCCCATAAACGATCCATCAGAGATAATATTAAAGGAGCATGGGCAGAAAAAGACCCAGGAGGAAGAGGATACTCTAAACAATTTATGAGTTTCGGTTTATCTAGTGTGGAAATTCCGATCGCTCATATTCGGACTTGTTTAGGTTATCGTCTAGGGAAAGACTTTATTAACTGGTGGTTAAACGACCAAGCCATTCTCCCCCCGGAAATGTTACAATTAGTCCGTAACGAACACCTTAAACCTATACGTCTCAACGATAACGAACTAGTCGCCGATTTAAGCGCAGCCAGCGATCGCTCTTATATACAAGTAATCTCAGAATGGGTGAACAGTCTTCGCGATGAAATTAACCGCGAGAACTTACTACAATGCACCGCTCAAGGTGTAAATATGATGGGTCGTGAAACAGGGAAAATTCTCCAACTAATCAATTATCTTAAACCTAAAGTAGAAGAATATCGCGCCGAACATTTCCGGGAATTAAGCCCAGATGAAAGACTACACGGAGATTATCTGAAAAAAATCTATAGTAATCGAGATAATGCCATTATTCAAGGTAAAAAAGCCCTAGAAGAACAAGTTTACGCTATCTTACAGGATAGAACCAGAGGACCAAAATACGCCGACGCTTTCTTTGTCACAGTTCGTCAAATCTTCGCCGATACAGTAGAAAAATTTCGCCGCGAACAAGATCAAATCTTCGCTACCAACGAAATTAATCGCCGAGATGACTATGAAAAAGCGATCGCCGAAATCAACGAATTTAAAGATAAATTTGGCATCTCCAAAAAAGATAAAATGGAGCAATACTGTAACCAAGCCCTACAAGGTTTAGAAGGTAATTTCATCGCCATTATTCAAAGAAAAACC
Coding sequences within:
- a CDS encoding MoxR family ATPase; this encodes MTSETLKKYLTNIIKNQLQISTMIWGAPGIGKSSIVAQVAQENQLDFIDVRLSQLAPTDLRGLPVAVKETNNNQGTSTWYPPEFLPRSGKGIFFLDELNMAPPTMQGVAQQLILDRKVGAYEVPRDWFIWAAGNRKEDRASVFEMPAPLANRFLHLEVTVDFDSFKAYALDRNFHEQIIAFLSYRTELLHKLDSQTHAWPSPRTWEMASNLHRCQMDITPAVGEGAQAEFQAFLAVYTNLPNLQAILNGNGAQIKFPQEPSNRYATTIGLTMRATTAQQAINAFQWLNTQATAEWVQLFAVDLLRQMRNKGEIGALAALIKKDPRLANFFQDFRDIIKVI
- a CDS encoding zinc-ribbon domain-containing protein, translated to MPPQVEEKSMVPTVLVGIGGTGAEVLARVRRLVEETYRDLDKFPIISFLLIDTDRDYKVTNPEASGTSFKDYEKHWARVTGRDVEAIISNIDNYPWINDWFPSELERNITSLEAGAGQIRPCGRFAFFFNYSQIREKFLSAIARIKGHETYMQDNYGIKVAGNGINVFVTGSLSGGTGSGMLIDMGYCLRHWLRSESSALLTAIVPTPEAFKAIKVGDRVLANGYAAMMELSYFSDERTEYVAQFSSSLSDEIRSYKPPFDFTYLVGTKNSNGNDFNLGQIREMIAQNIFLDMTSDFAAHKRSIRDNIKGAWAEKDPGGRGYSKQFMSFGLSSVEIPIAHIRTCLGYRLGKDFINWWLNDQAILPPEMLQLVRNEHLKPIRLNDNELVADLSAASDRSYIQVISEWVNSLRDEINRENLLQCTAQGVNMMGRETGKILQLINYLKPKVEEYRAEHFRELSPDERLHGDYLKKIYSNRDNAIIQGKKALEEQVYAILQDRTRGPKYADAFFVTVRQIFADTVEKFRREQDQIFATNEINRRDDYEKAIAEINEFKDKFGISKKDKMEQYCNQALQGLEGNFIAIIQRKTRAAGLQVIEKLLEHLDQLETKFKRWQQKLIIMRDIFDQQSNSQADSADALVINGIKLYDRAELNQLYDDFLEKLAGATSGTKSLREIGLDSVCNTMSGEVLPKLSPIWQENRPSNQIMRLFDFASIPDIKDEDVQEIIFNQAKTRIETAPENSRLKTDLAACDRLLKIYNDDAVIRNNLRIAYNQSNPLISLSKSVMQGQDAGFVPAINQNVAIVGGANTTDIGAQKILPKLAEFVSNKDDIKPLGELERHRIVFVQEIGGFSLRCIEGMRELRQSYLDWKGQYIIAKRAQQEGKSRDLPIPVHMEKNPVFWDIFPEDDYIFKLVVLTRALKILRKDVNQKTKEPIIRYSKQTVIGSQNVDLASTWQEVIAVLEVKSCREDRLEIERQLNQKFHDCETDSEKQALYLELLAYLEQRATDLIKQGGKDSPEYKREAQIIQDEILARKLNTGATIPTTVPIVKPEPVPVTTNGVQTPPTRTHVFCTKCGQQNPIEANFCSKCGNKLK